The Victivallaceae bacterium genome contains a region encoding:
- the rplS gene encoding 50S ribosomal protein L19 — MGNLIKKMEKELCRTDIPSFGVGDTIRVATKITEGGKERIQVFQGTVIARKGSGLGESISLHRVAYGEGMEKTVLLNSPKIASIEIVKRGKVVRARLYYLRGKTGKAAKVKEYIGSRKPVSVAS, encoded by the coding sequence ATGGGTAATTTAATTAAGAAGATGGAAAAGGAATTATGTCGTACGGACATTCCTAGTTTCGGTGTAGGTGATACCATAAGGGTCGCAACTAAGATTACTGAGGGTGGAAAAGAAAGAATACAGGTCTTTCAAGGAACCGTTATTGCTCGAAAAGGCAGTGGTTTAGGTGAAAGTATATCTTTACATAGGGTAGCCTACGGTGAAGGTATGGAAAAAACCGTTTTATTAAATAGTCCTAAAATAGCTTCTATTGAAATCGTCAAGAGAGGGAAAGTCGTCAGAGCTCGTTTATACTATCTTAGAGGAAAAACGGGTAAAGCAGCTAAGGTGAAGGAATATATTGGTTCGAGAAAACCGGTATCTGTTGCTTCTTAG
- the ileS gene encoding isoleucine--tRNA ligase, giving the protein MVHNKEKSSLAIQEEKILVFWKENNIFFKSLNNRKDGSPFFFYDGPPFATGLPHYGHMLAGTIKDTIGRYKTMTGYYVPRRFGWDCHGVPVEYEVEKVLNIQGSILDFGIEAFNERCREVVLRYEKEWESRVERMGRWVDFRKTWKTMDISFMESVWWVFSELYRRGFVYEDVKVVPFSPKLNTPLSNFEAGQNYKEVDDPSVIVKVVLNDELPRLLVWTTTPWTLVSNMAIAVGEGITYLTVRSKETGECFIIGENSVLRWFSEGSFIIENKCLGKDLSGKSYRPIFDYFESKQSEGAFRIVCADFVSEEDGTGLVHMAPGFGESDFYACRELGIPLVCPVGSYGMFTEAIPEYVGLFVKDADKSIISRLKNSGMLFFRGSIRHRYPFCWRTDTPLIYKAVNSWFISVESLKSDLIRANESISWVPDHIRSGRFGKWLAGARDWAISRNRYWGTPIPVWKNEQGESYVIGSIKELEDLTGCEITDLHRHRIDDLTFVKDGSVYKRIGPIFDCWFESGAMPYGQSHYPFDQEAFAEQGFPADFIAEGLDQTRGWFYTLNVLSVALFNQPAFKNAVVNGIVLAEDGNKMSKRLNNYPLIDDIIDTYGADALRLYMLGSPAVSGEDLKFSVSGVESVLRQVIIPLRNALSFFKMYADVCGVTGFEYSDVQYTVIDRWILSRLNSLIKAVGNAMEAYFLSDAVEPLIKFIDDLTNWYIRRSRRRFWSDIDSADRRAAFATLAQVLITFGKIVAPFIPFTAEDLYLKLRTSASEESVHLTDFPSSESLQEDLGLENVMRNVRSVVGMGHSLRKEHRIKVRQPLPRFYIVGRKEELAELSDFVDLISDELNVKEMIFLEDSPDFIKTTVKPNFRILGKKVGSLIQEIGLILENLDEQAKLELYQGRAIEIVCRETVIAIFSEDVQVIREACSGYIADSDGAFTVILDIRLTPELELEGDFREMVSKLNNLRKLKGFGVTDRIEVLIQNVPRIREVFEKYETDIRNEILAVNIGFSDDFHEEELDINGSLVSVKLTVVH; this is encoded by the coding sequence ATGGTTCATAATAAAGAAAAATCGTCTCTCGCTATTCAAGAAGAAAAAATTTTAGTTTTTTGGAAAGAAAATAATATTTTTTTTAAATCCTTGAATAATCGAAAAGACGGTTCTCCGTTCTTTTTTTATGACGGACCTCCTTTTGCAACAGGGCTTCCGCATTACGGTCATATGTTGGCGGGTACAATAAAAGATACGATCGGTCGTTATAAAACCATGACCGGTTATTACGTTCCTCGTCGTTTCGGATGGGATTGTCATGGCGTTCCCGTGGAGTATGAAGTTGAAAAGGTCTTGAACATTCAGGGCAGCATTCTTGATTTCGGTATCGAGGCTTTTAACGAAAGGTGTCGAGAAGTCGTTTTACGTTACGAAAAAGAATGGGAGTCCCGAGTCGAAAGGATGGGACGGTGGGTCGATTTTCGTAAGACATGGAAAACGATGGATATTTCCTTTATGGAAAGCGTCTGGTGGGTATTTTCCGAACTTTATCGCAGAGGATTCGTTTATGAGGATGTTAAGGTTGTCCCTTTTTCACCGAAATTAAACACGCCTTTATCCAACTTTGAGGCCGGTCAGAATTACAAAGAAGTGGATGATCCTTCCGTAATCGTAAAAGTTGTCTTGAATGATGAATTGCCTCGGTTACTTGTGTGGACGACGACTCCTTGGACTTTGGTTTCCAATATGGCCATTGCGGTTGGTGAGGGTATCACCTATTTAACCGTTAGATCAAAAGAGACCGGGGAATGTTTTATTATCGGAGAAAACAGCGTGCTTCGATGGTTTTCGGAAGGAAGTTTCATTATAGAGAACAAGTGTTTAGGGAAGGATTTATCCGGAAAATCATACCGTCCTATTTTCGATTATTTCGAATCCAAGCAATCCGAAGGAGCTTTTCGGATTGTGTGCGCCGATTTCGTATCGGAAGAAGACGGTACGGGTCTGGTTCATATGGCTCCCGGATTTGGAGAATCGGATTTTTATGCTTGTCGTGAATTGGGAATTCCTTTGGTATGTCCCGTAGGAAGTTATGGAATGTTTACGGAAGCAATTCCCGAATATGTCGGACTTTTCGTCAAAGATGCGGATAAATCAATCATCTCTCGATTGAAAAATTCCGGAATGCTCTTTTTTAGGGGTTCCATTAGGCATAGGTACCCTTTCTGTTGGAGAACGGATACGCCTCTGATTTATAAAGCCGTTAATTCCTGGTTTATTTCCGTTGAATCGCTAAAGAGCGATCTTATTCGTGCTAATGAATCCATTTCTTGGGTTCCTGATCATATTCGATCGGGAAGATTCGGAAAGTGGCTAGCAGGAGCCAGAGATTGGGCAATTAGTAGGAATCGTTATTGGGGAACTCCTATTCCCGTTTGGAAGAATGAGCAAGGAGAATCTTATGTTATCGGTTCGATTAAGGAGTTGGAGGATTTGACGGGATGTGAAATAACTGATTTACATCGTCATCGAATAGACGATCTTACTTTTGTTAAAGACGGCTCCGTATATAAACGCATAGGGCCGATTTTCGATTGTTGGTTCGAGTCGGGAGCAATGCCTTACGGTCAAAGTCATTATCCCTTCGATCAGGAAGCATTTGCAGAACAGGGATTTCCTGCCGATTTCATCGCTGAAGGATTAGATCAGACAAGGGGATGGTTTTATACTCTCAATGTTCTTTCGGTAGCTTTATTTAATCAACCTGCTTTTAAAAATGCCGTTGTTAATGGCATTGTCCTCGCTGAAGACGGTAATAAAATGTCCAAGAGATTGAACAATTATCCGCTCATTGATGACATTATCGACACTTACGGTGCCGATGCCCTTCGGTTATACATGTTGGGTAGTCCTGCCGTTAGCGGAGAAGATTTGAAATTTTCCGTATCCGGAGTTGAGTCGGTCTTGAGACAGGTAATCATTCCTTTACGCAATGCTCTTTCCTTTTTCAAAATGTATGCCGATGTTTGCGGTGTCACGGGATTTGAGTATTCGGACGTTCAGTATACCGTAATAGATCGATGGATTCTTTCCCGATTAAATTCTTTAATCAAAGCCGTGGGAAATGCTATGGAAGCTTACTTTTTAAGTGATGCCGTCGAACCTTTGATTAAGTTTATCGATGATTTAACGAATTGGTACATAAGACGATCAAGGCGTCGTTTTTGGTCCGATATCGATTCGGCCGATAGGAGAGCGGCGTTTGCGACTTTAGCTCAAGTATTGATTACGTTTGGTAAAATAGTGGCTCCATTTATTCCGTTTACGGCTGAGGATCTTTATTTGAAATTGAGGACGTCTGCATCGGAAGAATCCGTTCATCTTACGGATTTTCCTTCTTCCGAAAGTCTTCAAGAGGATCTCGGTTTAGAAAATGTTATGAGAAATGTGCGCTCCGTGGTGGGTATGGGACATTCTCTAAGAAAGGAACATAGAATCAAGGTCAGGCAGCCTCTTCCTCGCTTTTATATAGTCGGTCGTAAGGAAGAGTTAGCGGAATTGTCCGATTTTGTTGACCTGATCTCCGATGAATTGAATGTAAAAGAGATGATTTTTTTGGAAGATAGTCCCGATTTTATTAAAACGACCGTAAAACCTAATTTTAGAATTCTAGGAAAAAAAGTAGGCTCTCTAATCCAAGAAATCGGCCTTATTTTAGAAAATTTGGATGAACAAGCGAAATTGGAACTCTATCAAGGTCGTGCGATTGAGATTGTTTGTCGAGAAACCGTCATCGCTATTTTTTCTGAGGATGTTCAAGTGATCAGAGAAGCTTGTTCCGGTTACATTGCGGATTCGGACGGAGCTTTTACCGTTATTTTAGATATTCGTCTAACGCCTGAATTGGAGTTGGAAGGAGATTTTCGTGAAATGGTCAGTAAGCTGAATAATTTAAGAAAACTTAAAGGGTTTGGAGTAACCGATAGAATAGAGGTTCTTATTCAAAATGTACCTAGAATTCGAGAAGTTTTTGAAAAATACGAAACCGATATCCGTAACGAGATCTTAGCAGTTAACATCGGTTTTTCTGATGATTTTCATGAAGAAGAGCTTGATATTAACGGGAGTCTTGTTTCGGTAAAACTGACTGTCGTTCATTGA
- a CDS encoding type B 50S ribosomal protein L31, which yields MKKDIHPEYRQVLFVDSSTGYKFVCGSTLRSNKTEIFEGQEYPVCYVTVSSSSHPFFTGSKQFIDTEGRVDKFLKRYGPKKTVAKPEEESVGAGSPDSKKTVGKSKKKK from the coding sequence ATGAAGAAAGATATACATCCTGAGTATCGTCAAGTTCTTTTCGTCGATTCTTCGACGGGATATAAGTTCGTTTGCGGCTCTACGTTGCGCTCGAATAAAACGGAGATTTTTGAAGGACAAGAGTATCCGGTTTGTTATGTCACCGTTTCTTCTTCGTCTCATCCTTTCTTCACGGGAAGCAAGCAGTTTATCGACACCGAAGGGCGAGTCGATAAATTCCTAAAACGATACGGTCCTAAGAAAACCGTTGCCAAACCCGAAGAGGAGAGTGTTGGTGCCGGTTCCCCTGATTCGAAAAAAACCGTCGGTAAATCTAAGAAGAAGAAATAG
- the trmD gene encoding tRNA (guanosine(37)-N1)-methyltransferase TrmD, which translates to MKFDVISLFPDYFESPLSLSILKKAVDNGLLTFNFLDLRNFGNGRWLKVDDAPFGGGGGMVIGPEPVAAAIRSVKKPQDGSRVIYLSPRGSVLNASKCRELALYDHLILICGHYEGIDQRVIDLEVDEEISIGDYVLTAGSAAALVLMDAVSRFVPGVLGNPTGSDTESFENGLLEYPQYTRPESFEGLSVPSVLLSGNHKDIHSWRLKESLKKTEEIRPDLYLDYLLSNERGSEEHIGTSLIYRNSVFETVIPVEDISESLRFYSGVFGLLKQDVERHTGEEQCGVIAPNAFGRFRLKRVSSKNGMVFFISFEEVESLQKAIKRWNKYSKMIAFRREENNEDIYEARFEDLNEHHWVLFLKNQDK; encoded by the coding sequence GTGAAGTTTGACGTTATTTCTTTGTTCCCTGATTATTTCGAAAGTCCTTTGAGTTTAAGTATTCTAAAAAAGGCTGTCGATAATGGATTATTGACGTTTAATTTTTTGGACTTGAGGAATTTCGGAAACGGTCGTTGGCTTAAGGTGGACGACGCGCCTTTCGGGGGTGGTGGAGGAATGGTGATCGGTCCGGAACCTGTGGCCGCGGCTATACGAAGTGTGAAAAAGCCTCAAGACGGAAGTCGCGTTATTTATCTTTCTCCTAGAGGAAGCGTTTTAAATGCTTCCAAATGTCGCGAGTTGGCTTTGTATGATCATTTGATTTTGATTTGCGGACATTATGAAGGGATTGATCAGCGGGTTATTGATCTGGAAGTTGATGAAGAAATAAGCATTGGCGATTATGTTTTGACGGCAGGCAGTGCAGCTGCTCTTGTATTGATGGATGCTGTCAGTCGTTTTGTGCCTGGAGTTTTAGGTAATCCTACCGGATCGGATACGGAGTCTTTTGAGAACGGTCTCTTAGAGTATCCTCAATATACACGACCGGAGAGTTTCGAAGGTTTATCAGTGCCTTCGGTTTTGCTGAGTGGTAATCACAAGGATATTCATTCTTGGAGACTTAAAGAGAGTCTGAAAAAAACCGAAGAAATTCGTCCGGACCTCTATTTGGATTACCTACTTTCTAATGAAAGGGGTAGCGAGGAGCATATCGGGACATCTCTGATATATCGAAACAGTGTTTTCGAAACGGTGATACCGGTTGAGGATATATCGGAAAGCTTGCGATTTTATTCCGGAGTTTTTGGGTTATTAAAACAAGACGTGGAAAGACATACCGGTGAAGAACAGTGTGGTGTGATTGCTCCTAATGCTTTCGGGCGTTTTCGATTGAAACGGGTTTCTTCAAAGAACGGTATGGTTTTCTTCATTTCTTTTGAAGAAGTCGAGTCTTTACAAAAAGCCATCAAAAGGTGGAATAAGTATTCGAAAATGATTGCTTTTCGGAGAGAAGAAAATAACGAAGATATATACGAGGCTCGTTTTGAAGATCTAAATGAGCATCATTGGGTTTTGTTCTTGAAAAATCAGGATAAATAG
- the prfA gene encoding peptide chain release factor 1 — protein sequence MEDKVIRCLERLKDVENLLASPGVFDDATEYRRLTKEHSYLSDIRTVYQNLLSIRRIREDDVKALSTEKDPEIVVMLEEEIKKNERLYESCEKTLLSLLVPPDPDDDLGVIMELRAGTGGDEAALFVADCVRMYQLFAMVRGWKCEVLAVHESDLGGFREYIMGFSGDGVKRFLQYEGGTHRVQRVPETETQGRVHTSAITIAILPEPSEEEDVKIDEKDLRIDTYRSSGAGGQHVNVTDSAVRITHLPTGAVAACQEERSQHKNKEKAMRILKAKIREAEAKKRSEIESALRSNQVGSGDRSERIRTYNFPQNRLTDHRINLTLYSLDKVLEGDLEPIVSALVRHFYQLKLAS from the coding sequence ATGGAAGATAAGGTTATTCGATGTTTAGAGAGATTAAAAGATGTGGAAAATCTTTTAGCCTCTCCCGGTGTTTTTGATGATGCAACCGAATATCGACGTTTGACTAAGGAACATTCTTATCTTTCCGACATCCGTACCGTTTATCAGAATTTGCTTTCGATTCGTAGGATTAGGGAGGATGACGTTAAGGCGTTATCCACCGAAAAAGATCCTGAGATCGTTGTTATGCTCGAAGAAGAGATTAAGAAAAACGAGCGTCTTTACGAATCTTGTGAAAAAACTTTGCTTTCTTTGCTTGTTCCTCCGGATCCTGACGATGATCTCGGAGTTATTATGGAGTTGAGAGCAGGAACAGGAGGAGACGAAGCTGCGCTTTTCGTAGCCGATTGTGTGCGTATGTATCAATTATTTGCCATGGTTAGAGGCTGGAAATGTGAAGTATTGGCGGTTCATGAGTCGGATCTTGGCGGGTTTCGTGAGTATATTATGGGATTTTCCGGGGATGGTGTTAAAAGATTTCTTCAATATGAAGGCGGAACTCATAGGGTTCAGCGTGTCCCGGAGACGGAGACGCAGGGACGGGTTCATACTTCCGCTATTACTATAGCTATACTTCCGGAACCTTCTGAAGAAGAAGACGTTAAGATAGACGAAAAAGATCTTCGAATCGATACCTATCGTTCGTCGGGAGCGGGTGGTCAGCACGTTAACGTAACCGATTCTGCGGTCCGTATTACCCATTTACCGACCGGAGCCGTAGCCGCTTGTCAAGAAGAGCGTAGTCAGCATAAAAATAAAGAGAAAGCCATGAGGATTCTCAAAGCAAAAATTCGAGAGGCTGAAGCTAAAAAGCGATCTGAGATTGAATCCGCGTTAAGGTCGAATCAAGTGGGTTCCGGTGATCGTTCCGAAAGAATTCGTACTTATAACTTTCCCCAAAACCGATTGACGGATCACCGCATTAATTTGACTTTATATTCGTTGGATAAAGTTTTGGAAGGAGATCTTGAGCCGATAGTCAGTGCTCTTGTCAGACATTTTTATCAACTCAAGTTAGCTTCGTGA
- the ffh gene encoding signal recognition particle protein — MFASLTKRLVGVAGSLARVYRVSEKDVSDAIREVRLSLLDADVNYTVVKEFISEVKEKALVIGGIKGVSAGDRFIEILHEELVSLMTTEGGDLAIASKKPSVYLLCGLQGSGKTTSCAKLAFFLKEEKRIEKILLVPCDLKRPGAVEQLRILSEKAGVSFYNPDSADPVLVSENAKRYAIREGFDAVLFDTAGRLHADEPLMNELKGIKSRVNPDEVLFVANAALGQDAAISSEAFDRGIGLTGFVLTMLDGDARAGASLSMIRLTGKPIKLEGSGEKIQDLRLFSAESMADRILGKGDTVNFVREAKKLVNEEEANAMAEKIRRASFDYNDYLKQIALFRKMGPFKKLMRMLPGNEVSDFDLEESEKKFMRTEAIIFSMTPDERVEKVDLCISRIKRIASGSGASIGDINKLKKQMKQAKEFFKDMNKEKMEKLEKKMMGGNSKWL; from the coding sequence ATGTTTGCTTCATTAACGAAAAGATTGGTAGGGGTTGCCGGCTCTCTTGCGAGGGTTTATCGGGTTAGCGAAAAAGACGTTTCCGATGCGATTAGGGAAGTCAGGCTTTCTTTATTGGATGCAGATGTTAACTACACCGTGGTTAAAGAGTTTATCTCTGAGGTCAAGGAAAAGGCTCTTGTTATCGGTGGAATCAAAGGTGTGTCGGCGGGAGATCGGTTTATTGAGATTCTTCATGAAGAGCTTGTTTCTCTTATGACGACGGAAGGAGGTGATTTGGCAATTGCCTCGAAGAAGCCTTCCGTGTATTTGTTATGCGGTTTACAGGGAAGCGGAAAGACTACTAGCTGTGCAAAGTTGGCTTTTTTTTTGAAGGAAGAGAAGCGAATCGAAAAAATTTTACTCGTTCCCTGTGATTTAAAACGTCCCGGTGCTGTTGAACAATTACGGATTTTATCCGAAAAGGCCGGTGTTTCTTTTTATAACCCGGATTCCGCTGATCCGGTTCTTGTATCGGAAAACGCCAAACGATATGCGATTCGTGAAGGGTTTGATGCCGTCCTGTTCGACACCGCCGGAAGACTTCACGCGGATGAGCCTTTAATGAACGAATTAAAAGGAATAAAATCTCGTGTAAATCCCGATGAAGTTTTGTTTGTTGCGAATGCCGCGTTAGGTCAGGATGCCGCTATTTCTTCCGAAGCTTTTGACCGGGGAATAGGCTTAACGGGATTCGTTTTGACGATGCTTGATGGTGACGCCAGGGCGGGGGCTTCTTTATCTATGATTAGACTGACGGGGAAGCCGATAAAATTGGAAGGCTCCGGAGAAAAAATTCAGGATTTGCGTTTGTTCAGTGCTGAATCTATGGCGGATCGTATTTTAGGAAAAGGAGATACGGTTAATTTCGTTAGGGAAGCGAAAAAATTGGTCAATGAAGAGGAAGCTAATGCGATGGCTGAGAAGATACGTCGGGCTTCTTTTGATTATAATGATTATTTGAAACAGATTGCCTTGTTTCGGAAGATGGGGCCGTTTAAAAAGTTAATGCGCATGCTGCCCGGTAACGAAGTATCCGACTTTGATCTTGAAGAGTCTGAAAAAAAATTTATGAGAACGGAAGCGATTATCTTTTCCATGACGCCTGATGAGCGGGTGGAAAAAGTGGATTTATGCATAAGTCGTATTAAGAGGATAGCTTCCGGAAGCGGTGCGTCCATCGGTGATATAAATAAGCTGAAAAAGCAGATGAAACAAGCTAAAGAGTTTTTCAAAGATATGAATAAGGAAAAAATGGAAAAGCTCGAAAAAAAAATGATGGGAGGAAACAGTAAGTGGCTTTGA
- the prmC gene encoding peptide chain release factor N(5)-glutamine methyltransferase: MTIRSLIEEGSRFLEKQGVPFPRREARYLLIDILGIDTVSALLSKNLMPDEESVSQYHERIFQRGRRRPSQYIEGRVLFYGLQLMVEEGVLIPRQETEILASLVSDFFNNKNIREGILWDLCCGSGCLGLSLKKKHLGLEVSLFDISDKATTLSAENAAHNGLDVSISKANVFCSFDGSSTCDYLICNPPYLSFREILNTAPEVRCFEPWLALYGGAGGLEFYVFLAENLMSFLKPKGKLWLELGFRQGIEVKAIFEKNNYFGECIKDFSGVDRFFFLEMDK; encoded by the coding sequence GTGACGATTCGTAGTTTAATTGAAGAAGGGAGTCGTTTTTTGGAAAAACAAGGAGTTCCTTTTCCCCGTCGAGAGGCTCGTTATCTTTTAATTGATATTTTAGGAATCGATACGGTTTCGGCATTACTTTCGAAAAATTTGATGCCGGATGAAGAAAGTGTTTCGCAGTACCATGAACGAATTTTCCAAAGAGGTCGTCGCCGACCTTCTCAATACATTGAAGGACGCGTATTGTTTTATGGGCTTCAATTAATGGTTGAAGAGGGTGTTTTGATTCCCCGGCAGGAGACCGAAATTTTAGCATCTTTGGTTAGTGACTTTTTTAACAATAAGAATATTCGTGAAGGGATTCTTTGGGATCTTTGTTGCGGTAGCGGATGCTTAGGTTTATCTTTGAAGAAAAAACACCTGGGTTTAGAGGTCTCTTTGTTCGATATTTCCGATAAAGCGACGACTTTAAGTGCCGAAAATGCTGCTCATAACGGTCTTGACGTTTCAATAAGTAAAGCGAATGTTTTTTGTTCTTTCGACGGTTCTTCAACGTGTGATTATTTGATTTGTAATCCACCCTATTTATCTTTTCGTGAAATTTTGAATACCGCTCCTGAGGTTCGTTGTTTCGAGCCTTGGTTGGCTCTTTACGGTGGAGCTGGGGGATTGGAGTTTTATGTTTTTTTAGCCGAAAATCTTATGTCGTTTTTAAAACCCAAGGGAAAATTATGGCTTGAATTAGGTTTTCGACAGGGCATTGAAGTAAAAGCGATTTTTGAAAAAAATAATTATTTCGGTGAATGTATTAAGGATTTCTCAGGTGTGGATCGGTTTTTTTTCCTTGAAATGGATAAGTAG
- the lepB gene encoding signal peptidase I, with the protein MNTNSSFKSYEKILLQSQKALKKIKHKLSSDMTKEIASLMDKLEKAIKAKHSEQAAIYSDSLKLLMKKSQRQCSCGIKELIKTVLFAFAVAFLIRQFWFELYEVPTGSMRPTIREQDRIVVSKTTFGLRLPFSNKPFFFSENDIQRGSLVVFTVKGMSIPNSDTRYFGIFPGKKRYVKRCVAKPGDTVYFYGGYIYIVDRQGELVNEQSNENYLGKNRIEDIRHVPFISFDGNTETRNQTTFFKQMDKSLGKLLATGLRTKGWFFFQDSWEEDQPVLMKTNRNQPVSYAELMGMNNYAVVHIVQPDKVPNTYKESFGNSPIAYLKIYHTANLTYPSPLISKTAFETSPSLNPYSTFIGLDHNHIELLKRHLTTSRFIVSSGKAFRYQLENQNSQRMLNAISLPNVSDGCYEFENGVPYRIYFAGIRRPVDSDHQLNKLNEQEIIRLFNMGIHFSNYHEKNEFYRLSLPQRFAFYNNSSLYVMNAPLFSKDDSRLLQFVKNEIKHETTSSDEYPYIGFTDMSRKFKGTSKEIESFIKNFGFKVPEGHVLVLGDNYPMSADSRDFGCVPIDNLLGAPLYRFWPLNAIGKLPQVPYPTNKLTLSILGILTLSGLIFFTNRRLKKNK; encoded by the coding sequence ATGAATACTAACAGTTCCTTTAAATCCTACGAAAAAATTCTCCTTCAATCTCAAAAAGCGTTAAAAAAGATAAAACACAAATTATCTTCCGATATGACCAAAGAGATCGCTTCCTTGATGGATAAACTTGAAAAGGCTATTAAAGCCAAACATTCCGAACAGGCAGCCATTTATTCCGATAGTCTCAAATTACTTATGAAAAAATCTCAACGTCAATGTTCCTGTGGAATCAAAGAATTGATTAAAACCGTTCTTTTTGCTTTTGCAGTTGCATTTTTAATTCGTCAATTTTGGTTCGAGCTTTATGAAGTACCTACCGGTTCCATGAGACCGACAATCAGGGAACAAGATAGAATCGTCGTATCCAAAACAACTTTCGGATTGCGATTACCTTTTTCAAATAAGCCTTTTTTCTTTTCCGAAAACGATATCCAAAGAGGCAGTTTGGTGGTATTTACGGTTAAAGGAATGTCTATTCCTAACTCAGACACAAGATATTTCGGGATATTTCCCGGAAAAAAACGTTACGTTAAAAGATGCGTGGCAAAACCGGGAGATACCGTTTATTTTTACGGAGGATATATATACATTGTCGATCGACAAGGAGAACTCGTCAACGAACAAAGCAATGAAAATTATCTTGGTAAAAACCGTATAGAAGACATTCGTCATGTTCCGTTCATTAGTTTTGACGGAAATACGGAAACACGAAATCAAACGACTTTTTTTAAACAGATGGATAAGTCTCTGGGCAAGCTTTTGGCTACGGGTTTACGAACTAAAGGATGGTTTTTCTTTCAAGATTCTTGGGAAGAAGATCAACCGGTCCTAATGAAAACGAACCGTAATCAACCTGTAAGCTATGCCGAACTTATGGGAATGAATAACTATGCGGTCGTTCATATCGTTCAGCCGGATAAAGTACCTAACACTTATAAGGAATCTTTCGGAAATTCTCCCATAGCTTATTTGAAAATTTATCATACGGCTAATCTGACATACCCCTCACCCCTGATATCGAAAACCGCTTTTGAAACTTCCCCTTCCCTAAACCCCTATTCGACGTTTATCGGATTGGACCATAACCACATAGAACTTTTAAAACGACATTTAACGACTTCAAGATTCATCGTATCCTCCGGCAAGGCTTTTCGATATCAACTTGAAAATCAAAATTCTCAAAGAATGTTAAATGCCATTTCATTACCCAACGTTTCCGATGGTTGTTATGAGTTCGAAAACGGAGTGCCCTATCGCATTTATTTTGCCGGAATAAGAAGACCGGTCGACTCCGATCATCAGTTAAACAAATTAAATGAACAAGAAATTATCCGACTATTCAATATGGGAATTCATTTCAGTAATTATCACGAAAAAAACGAATTCTATCGTTTATCGTTACCTCAACGATTCGCGTTTTATAATAACAGTTCTTTATATGTCATGAATGCGCCGCTTTTCTCAAAAGATGATTCACGGTTACTGCAATTCGTAAAAAATGAAATCAAACACGAAACGACCTCTTCTGACGAATATCCTTATATCGGCTTTACCGATATGTCTCGTAAATTTAAAGGGACATCGAAAGAAATCGAATCGTTTATCAAAAATTTCGGTTTTAAAGTACCCGAAGGACACGTTTTGGTTTTGGGCGATAATTATCCCATGAGTGCCGATAGTCGAGATTTCGGATGCGTTCCCATCGATAATTTATTAGGTGCTCCCTTGTATCGATTCTGGCCCTTGAATGCTATCGGAAAACTTCCTCAAGTACCTTATCCTACAAATAAACTAACGCTATCCATTTTAGGAATTTTGACACTTAGCGGATTAATATTTTTCACGAATCGTAGATTGAAAAAAAATAAATAA
- the rpsP gene encoding 30S ribosomal protein S16: protein MALKIRLRQQGRKNRVVYRLVLTDAGSPRDGKYLEMLGWYNPHEQISLDVKGDRIFYWLNQGAEITEKAIALLKQGAPGVYEAYTSKKVAKRAVLCQKKRAYRKRLSEKRQSAIVSA, encoded by the coding sequence GTGGCTTTGAAAATTCGTTTGAGGCAACAAGGTAGAAAGAATAGAGTCGTTTATCGTCTGGTTTTGACTGATGCCGGTTCTCCTAGGGATGGTAAATATCTCGAGATGTTGGGGTGGTATAATCCCCACGAACAGATTTCTCTCGATGTGAAAGGAGATCGTATTTTTTATTGGTTAAATCAAGGAGCTGAGATTACCGAAAAAGCTATTGCTTTGTTGAAGCAGGGAGCTCCGGGTGTTTATGAAGCTTATACTTCTAAAAAGGTTGCTAAAAGGGCTGTTTTGTGTCAAAAGAAGCGAGCTTATAGAAAGCGATTGAGTGAAAAAAGACAAAGTGCCATTGTCTCCGCTTAA